In Ruminiclostridium josui JCM 17888, the genomic window TTTAACTTCACCTGCCGGAGTAAAAAATGAAACTTCTAAATCTTTTATTTCAAGTAGTTTTTTATTCATAGCAATTACCTCACCTGCCCCTTAAGAGGCATTTAATAATTATCTAAAAGTGTATATCCTGTATTATTTAAGGTATACCCGTATCTTTCAAAATTAACCTTCTAATTATTACAAAATACAACATAAAATTACAAATGCTACTTTTTCATTCTTGGGTCTAAAGCATCTCTCAGTCCATCTCCAAAAAGGTTGAAGGACAGAATAATAATACTTATAGCTGATGCTGGAAATATAAGCATATAAGGATATGAATATATTCCCTTTAAAGCTATTTGAGAAAGAGAGCCCAGAGAAGCCATAGGTGATGATACACCAAGACCTATGAAGCTTAAAAATGATTCTGTAAATATTGCTTCAGGTATTTTAAGAGTAGTTACAACTATTATCTGTCCTATACAGTTTGGAATCAGATGTTTAAATATAATAGATCTGTTGCTTGCACCAAGTACTTTAGCAGCCAGAACAAATTCCTGCTCTTTAAGAGCCAAAATCTGGCCACGAACTATTCTAGCCATATCTACCCAGTATAAAAGAGCCATAACCAGAAATATACTTATAAGACCAACACCCATGCTATTGAGAAAAGCAGGTGCGTGGCCTGACTGAATATAAATATCAATAGGTTTCTTCAATACAACCTGCAATAGAATTACTATAAGAATTGTGGGAACCGAGTATACTATGTCAACAATTCTCATCATGATATTATCAACCCAACCTCCAAAAAATCCAGAAATTGCACCGTAGATAATACCGATAATTGATATCATTATTGCTGCTACTACACCAACTGCAAGAGAAATTCTTGCACCTATCATTGTTCTTGTGAACAGGTCTCTACCTAGACTATCAGTACCGAATATATGCTGCATGCTTGGCTTTAAGTTTTCTTGGCCTTTTAGTATCTGCTCATATGAGTATGGAGAAACTATTGGTCCTATGATAGCAGCCAGTATAATCAAAATAATAACGACTAGAGCTCCAGTAGCCACTTTATTAGCTCTTAATCTGTTCCATGCATCCCTCCAATAACTAACAGATGGACGCATAACCTCAGCTGTTGCCTTTTCCTCGTCTGTGGCAGGCAAAAATAAATTTTTTTCCAAAACTTTTGAATTATTCATAGTATTCATTAATGTCACCCGCCCCTTAATTGATAATGTTGATTCTAGGATCAACGAATCTGTATACTACATCAACAATGAAATTCATTAAAATTAGGATTGCTCCGAAGAAAATCGTTACTCCCATTACAGTAGTGTAATCTCTTCCAGTTATACTGGTAACAAAAGTGCTTCCCAAACCCGGAATGGAAAATATTGATTCAATTACGAATGAACCTGTAAGAACAGACGCAACCATTGGTCCGGCATAAGTTACTACAGGAAGAATTCCGTTTCTTAAAGCGTGTTTA contains:
- a CDS encoding ABC transporter permease, with protein sequence MNTMNNSKVLEKNLFLPATDEEKATAEVMRPSVSYWRDAWNRLRANKVATGALVVIILIILAAIIGPIVSPYSYEQILKGQENLKPSMQHIFGTDSLGRDLFTRTMIGARISLAVGVVAAIMISIIGIIYGAISGFFGGWVDNIMMRIVDIVYSVPTILIVILLQVVLKKPIDIYIQSGHAPAFLNSMGVGLISIFLVMALLYWVDMARIVRGQILALKEQEFVLAAKVLGASNRSIIFKHLIPNCIGQIIVVTTLKIPEAIFTESFLSFIGLGVSSPMASLGSLSQIALKGIYSYPYMLIFPASAISIIILSFNLFGDGLRDALDPRMKK